Sequence from the Streptomyces sp. NBC_00358 genome:
CGTCCTCGCCGTCCTCTCCCTTGAGGTCGCGCAGCTCCTTGCGTACGGCTTCGAGCTGGCGGCGCAGCAGGAACTCGCGCTGCTGCTTGTCGACGCCCTCCTGGACGTCCTTGGCGATCGACTCGGCGACATCCTGCTCGGCGAGGTGCTCGCGAAGCTGCTCGGTGGCGAGCTTCAGGCGGGCCACCGGGTCGGCGGTCTCCAGCAGCTCGACCTTCTGCTCGACGGAAAGGAACGGTGAGTAACCGGAATTGTCGGCGAGGGCGGAGACGTCGTCGATCTGCTGCACCCGGTCGACGACCTGCCAGGCGGCGCGCTTGCGCAGCCAGCTCGTGGCCAGGGCCTTGTACTCCTTCACCAGGTCGGCGACCCGGCCGGGCAGGGGGTCGGGCACGGTCTCCTCGACCCGGGTGCCCTCGACCCAGAGGGCGGCACCGGGACCGGTGGTCCCCGCGCCGACCTTCACGCGCCCACGCCCGCGGATCAGCGCGCCCGGGTCGCCGTCGGCCAGCCGGCCCACCTGTTCGACGGTGCCGAGCACGCCGGTGCTCGCGTAGGTCCCGTCGATGCGCGGCACCAGGAGTACCTGGGGCTTGCCGGGCGTTGAACGGGCAGCGGCCTGAGCGGCCTCCACCGCGGCGCGTACGTCGGTGTCGTTCAGATCCAGCGGAACGACCATTCCGGGCAGCACGACCTCGTCATCGAGCGGCAGCACGGGCAAAGTGAGTGATGCGGACGTCGAAGCCATGATCTCCCCTTCGGCATTCAAGTTGAGCTATGTCGACTCAATGCATGGGAGCCCCTCAATGTTCCCCGGGGACTGTTCGCTCTGAGCGATCACTTCCGATCTCCCGGCCCCGAACGGATCGCCGCAGGTCGGCCGCCCTGAGGTGAAGGCCGGGTGCCGGTCGGGTCGGGCCCCGACCGATGCGGGACGACCGGTGGGCGACGGGTAGCACTCCGCCGGTCGGCGGAGTGCTGCCGGAGGAGCTCGCCCGGCTCCGGTCACCGGGCATCCCGTCGCCCGGCACCGGACCGCACCCCGTCACGACTCGGGTGGTCCTGCCCCTTCAGCCCTCGCTCGGGATGCGGGGCGGCCACTCGCCTTGGATGGTGTGGTCATGAACCATCACCACTCCCAGTCCACGATCGACATCGACACCCGGCTCGTCAGGACCGGCGCCCTGCTCACCGCGGCCGGCGCCGTGGTGGCGTGCACCGGAATGTTCATCGCGGCCACCGCCGTGTTCGCCGCGGGCCGGCGCATGGTCCGCGCCATGGATGTACCTCCGACCCAGCAGGCGGTCATCAAGTGGCGGCAGGCCAAGGAAGCGTCCCTGGCGGGCGTACAGGCATGGCAGCAGTCCGGGGCCGGCACCCCGAACGGGTCGTCGACGCGCTAGCGGCCGCCCGGACACGCGCGCCGGACCGGACCGTGGCGCCCCGCGCGGCGGCCGGTCCCCCGGACGGCCCAACCGAGGCGCTTCCCGTCGGCGGGGCGAAAGACACGGCGCCCGCTGCCCGGTCGCCCGGCCGGAGAGCCCCTCCGGTAAGGGAGCCGGCGGCTCAGGGCCGCGCGACCGGCCCGGGCAGGCGGTCCCGGTGGCGCGACTCGTGGCCTCGATGCCGCTGCTGATGCTGCCGCTGCCGCCGGACCAGCGGCCAGGTCGCGATGCCGATCCCCAGCGCGATCAGGTGTCCCCCGTCCGTCACGGGGTCGGTGAGGAGGATCAGGTCCTCCGCGAGGACCGAGCCGAAGCCGATCAGCAGCGGCCAGCGCAGCCACGGAGAGAGGAGTCCCGCGAGCGATCCGACGCTCGCGGCGACGCCGAAGCTGATGCCGTAGTCGAGCCGGTGGAGGGAGCCGACGGGCAGTCCGCCCGCCAGCACCGCCATTCCGACCGGCACCTCGGTGGCCAGCGTGGCCACCACATGCCCGAGCAGGAAGACGCCGGCCGCCCACGCCGTGCCGGTACGGCGCTCCAGCGCGGTCAGCACGAGCAGGAATCCGATCGCGTACGGCGAGGCGATCCCCCCGACGATCCACAGCGCGCTCGCGACCAGGACGAGCACGGGGTGGCGCGCGAGGTGCGCGACGTCCGTACTCGACGCCTGGTGCAGGGCGCGGACGACCGCGGGGCGCGTGTGTCCGGCGAGGCCGGAGACGGCGGCGAGGACGACCGCGTACCCGAAGGTGAAGGGCGTACCGCGCGGAGTCGGGAGCAGCCGCCCGACACGGAGTCTCCCCAGCCGGCCGGGGAAAGCCCGCGAGGCGGAGCCGACCGCGGGAACCTGCCCGCCCTCGGCCCCGGCCTCGGTTTCGGCTTCGGTTTCGGTTTCGGCTTCGGCCCCGGACGCACCCGCCGATCCCGGCAGGCCCCGGGGGCCGGGCACGTCCGTCGATCCCGGCCGGCCGGAAGGCCTGGGCGCGGCCGCCGCACCTCGCATGTTCCGGGTGCAGCCCGCCTCCGCCGATCCCGGCGCCGCCGCCGGACCGGGTGCGGGGGCCGACGTGGTCGTCGGTGCGGACGGGACGGGCGGGGCGGGGGCCGAGGTGGAGCCTTCGCGCTGCTGCGGCATTCCGGGGAGGTTCGGGGGAGGCGTGCCCGGCGCGGGCCCGGTGGACGTACCGGCTCGGCCGGTGGGCGTATCGGCTCGCTCGGTGGTGCTCCGGTCCACGGTGCGGCGCTCCTTCCGTCGCATCCCACCCTTCGCGTCCCCCGAGTCGCTGTCTATGACCGGCGCCACGCACCGGGCGATTCTCAGCAACTCCTCAAGAAGAGAGGAGAGGAGAAGGGCCGGGATGAAGAGAGGAGAGGGGCCGAGGTGCCGGGCCGGACCGGGGATCTCCGGGGCGTGGGGCCCGCACCCCG
This genomic interval carries:
- a CDS encoding rhomboid-like protein, which gives rise to MDRSTTERADTPTGRAGTSTGPAPGTPPPNLPGMPQQREGSTSAPAPPVPSAPTTTSAPAPGPAAAPGSAEAGCTRNMRGAAAAPRPSGRPGSTDVPGPRGLPGSAGASGAEAETETEAETEAGAEGGQVPAVGSASRAFPGRLGRLRVGRLLPTPRGTPFTFGYAVVLAAVSGLAGHTRPAVVRALHQASSTDVAHLARHPVLVLVASALWIVGGIASPYAIGFLLVLTALERRTGTAWAAGVFLLGHVVATLATEVPVGMAVLAGGLPVGSLHRLDYGISFGVAASVGSLAGLLSPWLRWPLLIGFGSVLAEDLILLTDPVTDGGHLIALGIGIATWPLVRRQRQHQQRHRGHESRHRDRLPGPVARP